From Streptomyces sp. TLI_053, a single genomic window includes:
- a CDS encoding thioredoxin domain-containing protein: MSTSPKKSTTPGDRKAARRAATERMRQEREQAERSARIRRRAVVGTASAVLLALAAGVAFAVGGSSGSGSGDTAASGPLVVPANASGADGTVVTYGKADAPHTLEVYEDFRCPFCEQLETTTGPTVQQLADAGSYKIEYHLATFLDQGLGGKGSRTALAAAGAALNEGVDKFKQFHDVLYANQPDERDDAFADVNHLLDLADKVPGLKTDGFVKAVREGTYLPWAGQVNKAFDKSGVTGTPTVRLDGKKLDVFSGGKAVSPEQFTAMVKQVTG; encoded by the coding sequence ATGAGCACCTCCCCCAAGAAGAGCACCACCCCCGGCGACCGGAAGGCCGCCCGCCGGGCCGCCACCGAGCGGATGCGCCAGGAGCGCGAGCAGGCCGAGCGCTCGGCCCGGATCCGCCGCCGGGCCGTGGTCGGCACCGCCTCCGCCGTCCTGCTCGCCCTCGCCGCGGGCGTCGCCTTCGCCGTCGGCGGCTCGAGCGGCTCCGGTTCCGGCGACACCGCGGCCTCCGGCCCGCTGGTCGTGCCGGCGAACGCGAGCGGCGCGGACGGCACCGTGGTCACCTACGGCAAGGCGGACGCCCCGCACACGCTGGAGGTCTACGAGGACTTCCGCTGCCCGTTCTGCGAGCAGCTGGAGACCACCACCGGCCCGACCGTCCAGCAGCTCGCCGACGCGGGCAGCTACAAGATCGAGTACCACCTGGCGACCTTCCTCGACCAGGGCCTCGGCGGCAAGGGCTCGCGCACCGCGCTGGCCGCCGCCGGCGCGGCGCTGAACGAGGGCGTGGACAAGTTCAAGCAGTTCCACGACGTGCTCTACGCGAACCAGCCGGACGAGCGCGACGACGCCTTCGCCGACGTCAACCACCTGCTCGACCTGGCGGACAAGGTGCCGGGCCTGAAGACCGACGGCTTCGTCAAGGCGGTCCGCGAGGGCACCTACCTGCCCTGGGCCGGCCAGGTCAACAAGGCCTTCGACAAGAGCGGCGTCACCGGCACCCCGACCGTCCGCCTGGACGGCAAGAAGCTCGACGTGTTCTCCGGCGGCAAGGCCGTCTCGCCCGAGCAGTTCACCGCGATGGTCAAGCAGGTGACCGGATGA
- a CDS encoding polysaccharide deacetylase family protein: MLSDRQITSRRLLLVAAGMSLLGVAGCGRAEEVAATAARLRSAEPDPTPEAGADPAPAAPPGAPVADGPPATASAAPSAPVPSAAVPSAPPSAPSSGDQAGAAPARALTEAESRPVYELDADRRVVALTIDDGPDPRHTPTVLALLEQHGIRATFFLIGENAVEHPELVREIAARGHHLANHTWTHPDLRHLSEAKVREELERTSELLHRTTGKAPTWFRAPGGDWSPASLKVSAELGMRSMAWSVDPRDWARPGTAVITDRILKDVRPGAIVLNHDGGGDRSQTVAALKAYLPVLIDSGYHFTAPPG; this comes from the coding sequence ATGCTGTCTGATCGTCAGATTACTTCGCGAAGATTGCTGCTGGTCGCGGCGGGGATGTCGCTGCTCGGGGTCGCCGGCTGCGGCCGGGCGGAGGAGGTTGCGGCGACCGCCGCCCGGCTCCGTTCCGCCGAGCCGGACCCGACGCCGGAGGCCGGGGCGGACCCGGCGCCCGCGGCGCCGCCCGGGGCGCCGGTGGCCGACGGGCCGCCCGCGACCGCCTCCGCCGCCCCGTCCGCCCCCGTCCCGTCCGCCGCGGTGCCGAGCGCGCCGCCGAGCGCGCCGTCCTCGGGCGACCAGGCGGGAGCGGCGCCCGCACGGGCCCTGACGGAGGCCGAGAGCCGTCCGGTGTACGAGCTCGACGCCGACCGGCGGGTGGTGGCGCTCACCATCGACGACGGGCCCGACCCCCGGCACACCCCGACGGTGCTGGCCCTGCTGGAGCAGCACGGCATCCGGGCCACCTTCTTCCTGATCGGGGAGAACGCCGTCGAGCACCCCGAGCTGGTCCGGGAGATCGCCGCCCGGGGCCACCACCTCGCCAACCACACCTGGACCCACCCCGACCTGCGCCACCTCTCCGAGGCCAAGGTCCGCGAGGAACTGGAGCGCACCTCCGAGCTGCTGCACCGGACCACCGGGAAGGCGCCCACCTGGTTCCGGGCGCCCGGCGGGGACTGGTCCCCGGCCTCGCTGAAGGTGAGCGCCGAGCTGGGCATGCGCTCCATGGCCTGGTCGGTCGACCCCCGGGACTGGGCCCGCCCGGGGACGGCCGTGATCACCGACCGGATCCTCAAGGACGTCCGGCCCGGCGCGATCGTGCTCAACCACGACGGCGGCGGGGACCGTTCGCAGACGGTGGCGGCGCTGAAGGCGTACCTGCCGGTGCTGATCGACTCCGGGTACCACTTCACGGCCCCGCCGGGGTGA
- a CDS encoding vitamin K epoxide reductase family protein → MTAAPAPAPAAPSPAGTRTGYGASRPFALLLVIGGALGLFASAVLTLDKIRLLKDPSYVPNCNINPIISCGSIMRSDQAEAFGFPNSLLGLAGFAVVIAIGAGLLAGATYRRWFWLGLQAGTVFGIGFVTWLMYQALYRIGALCPFCMVVWAAMIPLFWYTTLHNLRTGVVPVPRALRPAVREAARYHWVVPALWYAVIALLILKRFWYYWSTLL, encoded by the coding sequence ATGACGGCCGCCCCCGCCCCTGCCCCCGCCGCCCCGTCCCCCGCCGGCACCCGGACCGGGTACGGCGCGAGCCGCCCGTTCGCCCTGCTGCTGGTGATCGGCGGCGCACTGGGGCTGTTCGCCTCGGCGGTCCTCACCCTGGACAAGATCCGGCTGCTGAAGGACCCGTCCTACGTCCCGAACTGCAACATCAATCCGATCATCAGCTGCGGCTCGATCATGCGCAGCGACCAGGCCGAGGCCTTCGGCTTCCCCAACTCGCTGCTCGGCCTGGCCGGCTTCGCCGTGGTGATCGCGATCGGTGCCGGACTGCTGGCCGGCGCCACCTACCGGCGCTGGTTCTGGCTGGGCCTCCAGGCCGGCACGGTCTTCGGCATCGGCTTCGTCACCTGGCTGATGTACCAGGCGCTGTACCGGATCGGCGCGCTCTGCCCGTTCTGCATGGTGGTGTGGGCGGCGATGATCCCGCTGTTCTGGTACACCACCCTGCACAACCTGCGCACCGGCGTCGTCCCGGTCCCCCGCGCCCTGCGCCCGGCCGTCCGCGAGGCGGCCCGCTACCACTGGGTCGTCCCGGCCCTCTGGTACGCGGTGATCGCCCTGCTGATCCTGAAGCGCTTCTGGTACTACTGGTCGACCCTGCTCTGA
- a CDS encoding SRPBCC family protein: protein MSTLEEQIDIDAPVLAAWEQLHRVHEYPRFVDGVRTAQPHGRNLAHLGVEIAGAELDVETEITDRGRGRVMAWRTLDGPALHGAFALRPLDAAHTRVQVRIEYDPGVVREVFGGPGGFALAGAIERTVRSDLEHFRELVEARVAAAATPPEPVVEAPGTVTVNGV, encoded by the coding sequence ATGAGCACGCTGGAGGAACAGATCGACATCGACGCCCCCGTCCTGGCGGCCTGGGAGCAGTTGCACCGCGTCCACGAGTACCCGCGCTTCGTCGACGGCGTCCGCACCGCCCAGCCGCACGGCCGCAACCTGGCCCACCTCGGGGTGGAGATCGCCGGCGCCGAACTGGACGTCGAGACCGAGATCACCGACCGGGGCCGGGGCCGGGTGATGGCCTGGCGCACCCTCGACGGTCCGGCGCTGCACGGCGCCTTCGCGCTGCGCCCGCTCGACGCGGCGCACACCCGGGTGCAGGTCCGGATCGAGTACGACCCGGGGGTGGTCCGGGAGGTGTTCGGCGGGCCCGGCGGCTTCGCGCTGGCCGGGGCGATCGAACGGACCGTCCGGAGCGACCTGGAGCACTTCCGGGAGCTGGTCGAGGCCCGGGTCGCGGCCGCCGCGACACCGCCCGAGCCGGTCGTCGAGGCTCCCGGCACGGTCACCGTAAACGGCGTATAA
- a CDS encoding M1 family metallopeptidase, translated as MRKRLIVSAAAGALALLLSVPASAAQAGPGAAGIGDPYYPNAGNGGYDVSHYDIRLKYTPTTDELEGTTTVLATATQDLTRFNLDFVLSVKEVLVNGRAAKFTTSGEQELVITPSRTVAKGSPLTVVVRYADKPGEVERGGYSAWLRTPDGGVAANEPEGAAWWFPANDHPTDKATFDVSVLVPEGTQVVSNGTQTTSSRPGWTRYNYRQTKPQATYLATLAIGKFDIRKDTTEGGLPVITAYSPDLGVNLGAAQASVERTGELTDWLSTVFGPYPFETVGGYVPNVPTGYALETQGQVFYSPAQFARGANTSVVAHELAHQWYGDSVSVQRWSDIWLNEGFARYAQWLWSEHENEGTAQELADYVYNNYAADNAFWSVRPGDPGPDHQFAGAVYDRGAIAIQALRNTVGEDKFFAILKGWPTERKYGNATIPQFQAYAEKISGKPLGGLFNTWLFTAGKPAVGSAGAAAGSALAAAPAAEGLAPGASAAAPAQPKSWQKIQDTNAVHEHRG; from the coding sequence GTGCGCAAGAGGCTGATCGTCTCTGCCGCTGCCGGCGCGCTCGCCCTGCTCCTGTCCGTCCCCGCCTCCGCCGCCCAGGCCGGCCCGGGTGCGGCGGGCATCGGCGATCCCTACTACCCGAACGCCGGCAACGGCGGCTACGACGTCTCGCACTACGACATCCGGCTGAAATACACGCCCACCACCGACGAACTGGAGGGCACCACCACCGTCCTGGCTACCGCCACCCAGGACCTCACCCGCTTCAACCTCGACTTCGTGCTCAGCGTGAAGGAGGTGCTGGTCAACGGCCGGGCCGCCAAGTTCACCACCAGCGGCGAGCAGGAGCTGGTGATCACCCCGTCCCGCACCGTCGCCAAGGGCAGCCCGCTCACCGTGGTCGTCCGCTACGCCGACAAGCCGGGCGAGGTCGAGCGCGGCGGGTACTCCGCCTGGCTGCGCACCCCCGACGGCGGGGTGGCCGCCAACGAGCCCGAGGGCGCCGCCTGGTGGTTCCCGGCCAACGACCACCCGACCGACAAGGCCACCTTCGACGTCTCGGTGCTGGTCCCGGAAGGCACCCAGGTGGTCAGCAACGGCACCCAGACCACCAGCTCCCGGCCCGGCTGGACCCGCTACAACTACCGGCAGACCAAGCCGCAGGCCACCTATCTGGCGACGCTGGCGATCGGGAAGTTCGACATCCGCAAGGACACCACCGAGGGCGGACTGCCGGTCATCACCGCCTACAGCCCGGACCTGGGCGTCAACCTCGGCGCGGCGCAGGCCAGCGTCGAGCGGACCGGCGAGCTGACCGACTGGCTGAGCACGGTGTTCGGCCCGTACCCGTTCGAGACCGTGGGCGGTTACGTGCCCAACGTGCCGACCGGGTACGCCCTGGAGACCCAGGGACAGGTCTTCTACAGCCCCGCGCAGTTCGCGCGCGGTGCCAACACCTCCGTCGTGGCGCACGAGCTGGCCCACCAGTGGTACGGCGACAGCGTCTCGGTGCAGCGCTGGAGCGACATCTGGCTCAACGAGGGCTTCGCCCGGTACGCGCAGTGGCTCTGGTCGGAGCACGAGAACGAGGGCACCGCGCAGGAACTGGCCGACTACGTCTACAACAACTACGCGGCCGACAACGCGTTCTGGTCCGTGCGGCCGGGCGACCCGGGCCCGGACCACCAGTTCGCCGGCGCCGTCTACGACCGGGGTGCGATCGCCATCCAGGCGCTGCGGAACACGGTCGGGGAGGACAAGTTCTTCGCGATCCTGAAGGGGTGGCCGACCGAGCGCAAGTACGGCAACGCCACCATCCCGCAGTTCCAGGCCTATGCGGAGAAGATCTCCGGCAAGCCGCTGGGCGGGCTGTTCAACACCTGGCTGTTCACCGCCGGCAAGCCGGCGGTGGGCTCGGCGGGTGCGGCGGCCGGCTCGGCGCTCGCGGCGGCGCCCGCGGCGGAGGGCCTCGCCCCGGGGGCGTCGGCGGCGGCTCCGGCGCAGCCGAAGTCCTGGCAGAAGATCCAGGACACCAACGCGGTGCACGAGCACCGGGGCTGA
- a CDS encoding DNA-formamidopyrimidine glycosylase family protein, with product MPELPEVEALTVFLSARLTGRVIAEVRPVAISALKTYDPPVTALAGRTVGPVVRHGKFLDIGVDGLHLVVHLARAGWLRWREHLPVEPPKPGGRNPLALRVRLEGPDGDGFDLTEAGTKKGLAVYVVRDAGEVPGVARLGPDPFDPDFDLERFRALLAGERRRIKGVLRDQSVLAGVGNAYSDEVLHVARMSPYKLAADLSAEETARLFEALGSTLREAVERSRGLAAGELKAEKKLGMRVHGRTGQPCPVCGDTVREVSFADSSLQYCPTCQTGGKPLADRRMSRLLK from the coding sequence ATGCCGGAGCTGCCCGAGGTCGAGGCCCTGACCGTCTTCCTGTCCGCACGGCTGACCGGGCGGGTGATCGCCGAGGTGCGGCCGGTGGCGATCAGCGCGCTCAAGACCTACGACCCGCCGGTGACGGCACTGGCCGGGCGGACGGTCGGCCCGGTGGTCCGGCACGGGAAGTTCCTGGACATCGGGGTGGACGGGCTGCACCTGGTGGTCCATCTGGCCAGGGCGGGCTGGCTGCGCTGGCGCGAGCACCTGCCGGTCGAGCCGCCGAAGCCGGGCGGCCGCAATCCGCTGGCGCTGCGGGTCCGGCTGGAGGGTCCGGACGGGGACGGCTTCGACCTCACCGAGGCGGGCACCAAGAAGGGTCTCGCGGTGTACGTGGTGCGGGACGCCGGGGAGGTGCCGGGGGTGGCCCGGCTGGGCCCGGACCCGTTCGACCCGGACTTCGACCTGGAGCGCTTCCGGGCGCTGCTGGCCGGTGAGCGCCGCCGGATCAAGGGGGTGCTGAGGGACCAGAGCGTGCTGGCCGGGGTGGGCAACGCCTACTCGGACGAGGTGCTGCACGTGGCGCGGATGTCCCCGTACAAGCTGGCGGCCGACCTGTCGGCGGAGGAGACCGCGCGGCTGTTCGAGGCGCTCGGTTCGACCCTGCGGGAGGCGGTGGAGCGTTCGCGCGGACTGGCGGCGGGGGAGCTGAAGGCGGAGAAGAAGCTGGGCATGCGGGTGCACGGGCGGACCGGGCAGCCCTGCCCGGTCTGCGGGGACACCGTGCGGGAGGTGTCGTTCGCGGACTCCTCGCTGCAGTACTGCCCGACCTGCCAGACCGGGGGGAAGCCGCTCGCGGACCGGCGGATGTCCCGGCTGCTGAAGTAG
- a CDS encoding dienelactone hydrolase family protein: protein MTTVTARTVEYAADGLTMIGHLALPAGAGRRPAVLVGPEGMGLGDVERRRAEALAGLGYVALAFDLHGGRYLGDPEEMLARCLPLLADPERMRGIGHAALDVLRAEPRTDPDRIAAVGYGTGGVIALELGRDGAGLRAIGTVNGLATGRPGETARIRCPVWAGVGSEDPIVPPAQRDAFTAEMQAAGVDWRLTVYGGALHAFHHPPVDHATVPGVGHHPGHARRAWRDVLDLLSECVPVAE, encoded by the coding sequence ATGACAACGGTTACCGCACGCACGGTCGAGTACGCGGCCGACGGCCTGACGATGATCGGGCACCTCGCACTGCCGGCCGGTGCCGGCCGCCGGCCCGCGGTCCTGGTCGGACCCGAGGGGATGGGGCTCGGCGACGTCGAGCGCCGCCGGGCCGAGGCGCTCGCCGGACTGGGATACGTGGCGCTCGCCTTCGACCTGCACGGCGGGCGCTATCTGGGCGACCCCGAGGAGATGCTGGCCCGCTGCCTGCCGCTGCTCGCCGACCCCGAGCGGATGCGCGGCATCGGCCACGCGGCGCTCGACGTGCTCCGCGCCGAGCCGCGGACCGATCCCGACCGGATCGCCGCCGTCGGTTACGGCACCGGGGGCGTGATCGCGCTGGAACTCGGGCGCGACGGCGCCGGCCTGCGGGCGATCGGGACGGTCAACGGACTGGCCACGGGCCGGCCGGGCGAGACGGCGCGCATCCGCTGCCCGGTGTGGGCCGGGGTCGGGTCGGAGGACCCGATCGTGCCGCCCGCGCAACGGGACGCGTTCACCGCCGAGATGCAGGCCGCGGGTGTCGACTGGCGCCTCACGGTCTACGGCGGCGCCCTGCACGCCTTCCACCATCCCCCGGTCGACCACGCCACGGTCCCCGGGGTCGGTCACCACCCGGGGCACGCGCGGCGGGCCTGGCGCGACGTCCTCGACCTGCTCTCCGAGTGCGTGCCCGTGGCGGAGTGA
- a CDS encoding beta-N-acetylhexosaminidase — protein MPRRIAGLSARARTLLTVLCLLGLTATGWGLQHVFGSPGGTAARSVPAGPRTADRIVPVPLSVTPGSGPGYRLTDRTVIRTAPVSTAQERQAGEVRGIAERLAEALRRPTGLPLPVVEPAAGGGIALVLDPALPEATGTEGYRLTADADGVRIAARAPEGLFRGTQTLRQLLPPRIESPAPVADGREWTLAPVTVEDRPRYRYRGAMLDVARHFFTPAEVKGFIDRLALYKLNHLHLHLTDDQGWRIEIPARPALTAVGATSEVDGTPGGYWTAADYQEIVRYAQERYLTVVPEIDLPGHSNAALASYPELDCTGSARPWPYTGTEVGFSTLCPTGDAVFAFTRDVVAELARLTPGPLLHIGGDEVKRVAPAEYAEFVRRVGEQVRAAGKTPVGWNQTAPGGIGLLQFWDGRAGRDTELREAAERGAEVIMSPSGRSYLDMKYESGYPLGLVWAGTIDVRTAYDWDPDTLLPLRDGSVVGVEAPLWTETLDTPGELDLMLLPRLPALAELGWSPRASHDWGRFKARLAEEGARWEAAGYAYERRPEVPWPDR, from the coding sequence GTGCCGAGAAGAATCGCCGGGCTGTCCGCCCGGGCCCGCACGTTGTTGACCGTCCTCTGCCTGCTCGGCCTCACCGCGACCGGGTGGGGCCTCCAGCACGTGTTCGGCTCCCCGGGCGGCACCGCCGCCCGGTCCGTCCCCGCCGGACCGCGCACCGCCGACCGGATCGTCCCGGTGCCGCTCTCCGTCACCCCCGGCTCCGGGCCCGGCTACCGGCTCACCGACCGCACCGTGATCCGGACCGCGCCCGTGAGCACGGCGCAGGAGCGGCAGGCCGGGGAGGTGCGGGGGATCGCCGAGCGGCTCGCCGAGGCGCTGCGCCGCCCCACCGGACTGCCCCTCCCGGTGGTGGAACCCGCCGCCGGCGGCGGCATCGCCCTGGTGCTCGACCCCGCGCTCCCCGAGGCCACCGGCACCGAGGGCTACCGGCTGACCGCCGACGCCGACGGGGTGCGGATCGCCGCCCGCGCCCCCGAGGGCCTGTTCCGGGGCACCCAGACGCTCCGGCAGCTGCTCCCCCCGCGGATCGAGAGCCCGGCCCCGGTCGCCGACGGCCGGGAGTGGACGCTCGCCCCGGTCACCGTCGAGGACCGCCCGCGCTACCGCTACCGGGGCGCGATGCTCGACGTCGCCCGGCACTTCTTCACCCCGGCCGAGGTCAAGGGCTTCATCGACCGCCTCGCGCTTTACAAGCTCAACCACCTGCACCTGCACCTGACCGACGACCAGGGCTGGCGGATCGAGATCCCGGCCCGGCCCGCCCTGACGGCGGTCGGCGCGACCAGCGAGGTCGACGGCACCCCCGGCGGGTACTGGACCGCGGCCGACTACCAGGAGATCGTCCGCTACGCCCAGGAGCGCTACCTGACCGTCGTCCCGGAGATCGACCTGCCGGGACACAGCAACGCGGCCCTCGCCTCGTACCCCGAACTGGACTGCACGGGCAGCGCCCGACCCTGGCCGTACACCGGGACCGAGGTCGGCTTCTCCACCCTCTGCCCGACCGGTGACGCGGTGTTCGCCTTCACCCGGGACGTGGTCGCCGAGCTGGCCCGGCTCACCCCGGGGCCGCTGCTGCACATCGGCGGTGACGAGGTGAAGCGGGTCGCGCCGGCCGAGTACGCGGAGTTCGTCCGGCGGGTCGGCGAGCAGGTGCGCGCGGCCGGGAAGACCCCCGTCGGCTGGAACCAGACCGCGCCGGGCGGGATCGGGCTGCTGCAGTTCTGGGACGGCCGGGCCGGGCGCGACACCGAACTGCGGGAGGCCGCCGAACGCGGCGCCGAGGTGATCATGTCGCCGTCCGGCCGCAGCTACCTGGACATGAAGTACGAGTCGGGCTATCCGCTCGGCCTGGTCTGGGCCGGCACCATCGACGTCCGGACCGCGTACGACTGGGACCCGGACACCCTGCTGCCGCTGCGGGACGGCTCGGTGGTCGGCGTCGAGGCCCCGCTGTGGACCGAGACCCTGGACACCCCCGGTGAGCTCGACCTGATGCTGCTGCCCCGGCTGCCGGCGCTCGCCGAGCTGGGCTGGTCGCCCCGGGCGAGCCACGACTGGGGACGGTTCAAGGCCCGCCTCGCCGAGGAGGGCGCCCGCTGGGAGGCCGCCGGATACGCCTACGAGCGCCGGCCCGAGGTGCCCTGGCCGGACCGGTAG
- a CDS encoding sulfurtransferase, whose translation MTGNGYAHPEALVGTEWLARHLDDGTLRVVEVDEDNGAYERGHLPGAVGWNWATDLHSPVGRDYVDRAGVEHLLRAAGVEEDTTVVLYGGNNNWFAAYAFWLLRLRGFGPVRLLDGGRRKWELEGRELTAEVMDHQHSPYRLTGPERPEVRALRDEVLAKAEVFAKPGSDATLVDVRSPAEFRGEALAPAHLPQEQAQVPGHIPGAVNIPWSQATREDGTFRPAEELRELYGGRGVGPEQEVIAYCRIGERSAHTWFALTELLGYEHVKNYDGSWTEYGSLVRAPVALGA comes from the coding sequence ATGACCGGCAACGGCTACGCACACCCCGAGGCACTGGTCGGCACCGAGTGGCTCGCCCGGCACCTGGACGACGGCACGCTGCGGGTGGTCGAGGTGGACGAGGACAACGGCGCCTACGAGCGCGGGCACCTGCCCGGCGCGGTCGGCTGGAACTGGGCCACCGATCTGCACAGCCCGGTCGGGCGCGACTACGTGGACCGCGCGGGCGTCGAGCACCTGCTGCGCGCGGCCGGGGTCGAGGAGGACACCACCGTCGTGCTCTACGGCGGCAACAACAACTGGTTCGCCGCCTACGCCTTCTGGCTGCTGCGGCTGCGCGGCTTCGGCCCGGTGCGGCTGCTGGACGGCGGGCGCCGGAAGTGGGAGCTGGAGGGGCGGGAGCTGACCGCGGAGGTGATGGACCACCAGCACAGCCCGTACCGGCTGACCGGGCCCGAGCGCCCGGAGGTGCGGGCGCTGCGGGACGAGGTGCTGGCCAAGGCCGAGGTCTTCGCCAAGCCGGGCTCGGACGCGACGCTGGTGGACGTCCGCTCGCCGGCCGAGTTCCGGGGCGAGGCGCTGGCCCCGGCGCACCTGCCGCAGGAGCAGGCCCAGGTGCCCGGGCACATCCCGGGCGCGGTCAACATCCCCTGGTCGCAGGCGACCAGGGAGGACGGGACGTTCCGCCCGGCCGAGGAGCTGCGGGAGCTGTACGGCGGCCGGGGCGTCGGGCCGGAGCAGGAGGTGATCGCCTACTGCCGGATCGGGGAGCGCTCGGCGCACACCTGGTTCGCGCTGACCGAGCTGCTCGGGTACGAGCACGTCAAGAACTACGACGGCTCGTGGACCGAGTACGGCTCGCTGGTCCGGGCCCCGGTGGCGCTGGGCGCCTGA
- a CDS encoding methyltransferase domain-containing protein has protein sequence MSEREPDPAEQEEFAGRVLQVLNDACLGFMASVGHRTGLFDTMAGLPPSTVEDLARTAGLDGRYVREWLGAMVVGSFVEYEPKQGTYRLPPEHAASLTRAAGPENLAGMMQYLALFGEVEDRIVEAFRTGGGLPYSAYPRFQELQAEESAAGYDLALVDAVVPLVPGLAERLREGIDAVDIGTGQGHAVNVLASAFPASRFTGVDISEQGIGAAKAEAAVHGLDNARFVLADSAELTGGYDLVTAFDVVHDLARPDRTLRAVAGVLRPEGVFLMGDIAASSLLEENIDHPLAPALYTFSTFYCMTVSLGEGGAGLGTVWGEQTARRMLAEAGFGSVDVSRIEGDPLNQYYVARLAVAA, from the coding sequence ATGTCCGAACGGGAACCGGACCCGGCGGAGCAGGAGGAGTTCGCGGGTCGCGTATTGCAGGTGCTCAACGACGCCTGCCTGGGATTCATGGCCAGTGTCGGCCACCGGACCGGTCTCTTCGACACTATGGCCGGCCTTCCGCCGTCGACGGTCGAGGACCTCGCCCGGACCGCCGGGCTTGACGGGCGCTACGTCCGGGAGTGGCTGGGCGCGATGGTGGTCGGCAGCTTCGTCGAGTACGAGCCGAAGCAGGGCACCTACCGGCTGCCGCCGGAGCACGCCGCCTCGCTGACCCGGGCCGCCGGGCCGGAGAACCTGGCCGGGATGATGCAGTACCTCGCCCTGTTCGGCGAGGTCGAGGACCGGATCGTCGAGGCGTTCCGCACCGGCGGCGGGCTGCCGTACTCGGCCTACCCGCGCTTCCAGGAGCTCCAGGCCGAGGAGAGCGCGGCGGGCTACGACCTGGCCCTGGTGGACGCCGTGGTGCCGCTGGTGCCCGGCCTCGCCGAGCGGCTGCGGGAGGGCATCGACGCGGTGGACATCGGCACCGGGCAGGGCCACGCCGTCAACGTCCTGGCCAGTGCCTTCCCGGCCAGCCGGTTCACCGGGGTGGACATCTCCGAGCAGGGCATCGGCGCGGCCAAGGCCGAGGCCGCCGTGCACGGCCTGGACAACGCCCGCTTCGTGCTCGCCGACTCGGCCGAGCTGACCGGCGGGTACGACCTGGTGACCGCCTTCGACGTGGTCCACGACCTGGCCCGCCCCGACCGCACCCTGCGGGCCGTCGCCGGGGTGCTGCGGCCCGAGGGCGTCTTCCTGATGGGCGACATCGCCGCCAGCAGCCTGCTCGAGGAGAACATCGACCACCCGCTCGCCCCGGCGCTGTACACCTTCTCGACCTTCTACTGCATGACGGTCTCGCTGGGCGAGGGCGGCGCCGGGCTGGGCACCGTCTGGGGCGAGCAGACCGCGCGCCGGATGCTCGCCGAGGCCGGCTTCGGCTCGGTGGACGTGTCGCGGATCGAGGGCGATCCGCTCAACCAGTACTACGTGGCGCGGCTGGCCGTCGCGGCCTAG
- a CDS encoding SAM-dependent methyltransferase, protein MTTSQDFADRSENDAAELSQWEKYGVDTSTPHSARVYDYWLGGKTNFPPDRAMGQAIEQAVPTMKAQAKENRGFQKRAVRHLAERYGIRQFLDLGTGIPTSPNTHEIAESVSSGTRVVYVDNDPIVLAHARALMVSTPASRTTYIHADLGKPAELLADPALNTTLDLDRPVGMLMIAVLMLIADEDDPWGKVAALRDALPSGSYLALTHPTQDFNEAAVAQVTASARAAGMTLVPRSKEEVTRFFDGWELIEPGVAPVMAWHPDGEQPADPYAAYYWGGLARKP, encoded by the coding sequence ATGACGACGAGTCAGGACTTCGCCGACCGGTCCGAGAACGATGCCGCCGAACTCAGCCAGTGGGAGAAGTACGGGGTCGACACCAGCACTCCGCACTCCGCCCGCGTCTACGACTACTGGCTGGGCGGCAAGACCAACTTCCCGCCCGACCGGGCGATGGGCCAGGCCATCGAGCAGGCCGTGCCCACCATGAAGGCGCAGGCCAAGGAGAACCGCGGCTTCCAGAAGCGCGCCGTGCGCCACCTCGCCGAGCGCTACGGCATCCGCCAGTTCCTCGACCTCGGCACCGGCATCCCCACCTCGCCGAACACCCACGAGATCGCCGAGTCGGTCAGCTCCGGCACCCGGGTCGTCTACGTGGACAACGACCCGATCGTGCTGGCCCACGCCCGCGCGCTGATGGTCTCCACCCCGGCCAGCCGCACCACCTACATCCACGCCGACCTGGGCAAGCCCGCCGAACTGCTGGCCGACCCGGCCCTCAACACCACGCTGGACCTGGACCGGCCGGTCGGCATGCTGATGATCGCGGTCCTGATGCTGATCGCCGACGAGGACGACCCGTGGGGCAAGGTCGCCGCCCTGCGCGACGCGCTCCCCTCCGGCAGCTACCTCGCGCTCACCCACCCCACCCAGGACTTCAACGAGGCCGCCGTCGCCCAGGTGACCGCCTCCGCCCGCGCCGCCGGGATGACCCTGGTGCCGCGCAGCAAGGAGGAGGTCACCCGGTTCTTCGACGGCTGGGAGCTGATCGAGCCCGGCGTCGCCCCGGTGATGGCCTGGCACCCGGACGGCGAACAGCCGGCCGACCCGTACGCGGCGTACTACTGGGGCGGCCTCGCCCGCAAGCCGTAG